A section of the Oncorhynchus tshawytscha isolate Ot180627B linkage group LG09, Otsh_v2.0, whole genome shotgun sequence genome encodes:
- the LOC112245997 gene encoding proteasome assembly chaperone 3 → MSTPPLIRSKQTEKSINGISTQVVCTEFSNYIFIVLTQYGKIGTLVSVTPDSRSGDISTPMFTTKVLLGKEEALTHVCAKNLATFVSQEAGNRPVLLGLALKDSSIEAIKAMKDVIKSCQVW, encoded by the exons ATGTCAACTCCGCCTCTCATCAGATCAAAGCAGACAGAGAAATCAATCAATGGAATATCCACACAGGTTGTTTGCACAGAATTCAGTAACTACATATTTATAGTTCTCACACAGTATGGAAAGATTGGCACTTTAGTATCAGTCACACCTGACTCCAGATCAGGTGATATCAGCACTCCCATGTTCACCACCAAAGTATTGTTGGGAAAAGAAGAG GCTTTGACACACGTCTGTGCCAAAAACTTGGCAACATTTGTGTCACAAGAGGCAGGCAACAGGCCTGTTCTACTGGGGTTGGCACTGAAGGACAGTTCCATAGAAGCAATAAAGGCCATGAAAGATGTAATCAAAAGTTGTCAAGTCTGGTAA